One part of the Mycobacterium marinum genome encodes these proteins:
- a CDS encoding alpha/beta hydrolase family esterase, protein MARETARILRVLSAVVLGLLVVWTGGCSAGGHAAGAPAPATIPVGRSTQSIQWDGAERTFNLYRPQGLTGAVPLVVMMHGGFGNGAQAERAYHWNDKADQQHFLVAYPDGLHRAWNAGTCCGLPQRNNVDDVGFLTAMVAEIGKQIPIDSARVYATGMSNGAMMALRLGCQTEIFAAIAPVAGTLVTDCARARPTSVLQIHGTADQSVPYDGGPGQAVKINGSPRVDGPSVPSVNATWRAIDACGPPISSTAGVVTTVTAECADGHTVELISVAGAGHQWPGGTRGPLLERLGLPEPSTALDATDTIWQFFAGHRR, encoded by the coding sequence ATGGCGCGTGAAACCGCTCGCATCCTTCGGGTGTTGAGCGCGGTTGTCCTCGGCTTGCTCGTCGTCTGGACGGGCGGATGTTCCGCGGGTGGGCATGCGGCTGGAGCACCCGCACCCGCGACGATCCCGGTGGGCCGGTCCACTCAGAGCATCCAGTGGGATGGCGCCGAACGGACGTTCAATCTCTACCGGCCGCAGGGATTGACCGGCGCTGTCCCACTGGTGGTGATGATGCACGGCGGCTTCGGCAACGGTGCGCAGGCCGAGCGCGCGTACCACTGGAACGACAAGGCAGATCAGCAGCACTTCCTGGTCGCCTATCCCGACGGTCTGCACCGGGCCTGGAACGCTGGAACCTGCTGCGGCCTGCCCCAGCGCAACAATGTCGACGACGTCGGATTCCTCACCGCCATGGTTGCCGAGATCGGAAAACAGATCCCGATAGATTCCGCGCGTGTTTACGCCACCGGCATGTCCAACGGCGCCATGATGGCGCTGCGGTTGGGTTGCCAAACGGAGATCTTCGCCGCGATCGCACCGGTGGCCGGCACGCTGGTGACCGATTGCGCACGCGCGCGGCCGACCTCGGTGCTGCAAATCCACGGCACGGCAGACCAGAGCGTCCCCTATGACGGCGGCCCCGGCCAAGCGGTGAAAATCAACGGATCGCCACGGGTGGATGGCCCGTCGGTGCCTTCGGTGAACGCGACCTGGCGCGCCATCGACGCATGTGGACCGCCCATCTCGAGCACTGCGGGCGTGGTGACAACCGTGACCGCCGAATGCGCAGACGGCCACACCGTGGAATTGATCTCGGTGGCCGGGGCGGGCCATCAATGGCCCGGCGGTACGCGCGGCCCCCTGCTGGAGAGACTCGGTCTTCCCGAACCGTCGACGGCGTTGGACGCGACCGACACCATCTGGCAGTTCTTCGCCGGGCACCGGCGCTGA
- a CDS encoding acyltransferase family protein, with protein MTSLTGFPSPAELAERTPADRDRAIDVIRITALVGVVVGHTVMATSVIRGGVLRWDNLLTTSTTFQALTWIFQIMPLFFFAGAAACVPSWRPGTNWGGWLMKRAARLFRPVFYYLSFWAVALVILYPLLPQHVYEPVAGVSIQLLWFLGAYVLVLAAMPVLSRITSTARLAAGVTAVYAMIAAVDAVRLHCSAAASLGYLNLAVWLIPAMFGVAYRHRLLTRARTIGTAAIFLATNVALLCWGPYELSLVGIEGQRLPNMSPPSLLLAGHAIILSALAVVAAPAIARWARRPRVWWLAAIGNSGAMTLYLWHMPALLGVHLLFDGLGVPRYPGEPGFAVISAAQLLIMFGAVAALFVALRPLENNPLPGWDGAPAITSVWRGAGVGVLLCVAGAAILASVKWGLKDDGLACIAVTVAALVAARILAVARLPR; from the coding sequence ATGACATCGCTGACGGGCTTTCCCAGCCCCGCCGAACTTGCCGAACGCACCCCGGCCGACCGTGACCGCGCCATCGACGTCATCCGCATCACGGCCTTGGTCGGCGTGGTCGTGGGCCATACGGTGATGGCGACCAGCGTCATCCGCGGTGGCGTGCTCCGCTGGGACAACCTGCTGACCACCTCGACCACGTTTCAGGCTCTGACCTGGATTTTTCAGATCATGCCGTTGTTCTTTTTCGCCGGAGCGGCGGCGTGTGTCCCGTCCTGGCGCCCCGGAACGAACTGGGGCGGCTGGCTGATGAAGCGCGCCGCGCGGCTGTTTCGACCGGTTTTCTATTACCTGAGCTTTTGGGCGGTGGCGCTGGTCATCCTCTATCCGCTACTGCCCCAGCACGTTTACGAGCCGGTCGCCGGTGTGAGCATCCAATTGCTGTGGTTTCTCGGCGCCTACGTGCTGGTGCTGGCGGCGATGCCGGTGCTATCTCGAATCACCAGCACGGCGCGCCTGGCCGCCGGCGTAACCGCGGTCTACGCCATGATCGCGGCCGTCGACGCCGTCCGACTGCACTGCAGCGCCGCAGCATCGCTCGGATACCTCAACCTCGCGGTCTGGCTCATTCCCGCCATGTTCGGCGTGGCCTATCGCCACCGATTGCTGACACGAGCCCGCACGATCGGCACGGCCGCGATATTTCTGGCTACCAACGTCGCGTTGCTGTGCTGGGGCCCTTACGAGCTGAGCCTGGTTGGCATCGAAGGCCAGCGGCTGCCCAACATGAGCCCTCCCTCACTGTTGTTGGCTGGTCACGCCATCATTCTGAGCGCGTTGGCTGTTGTGGCGGCACCGGCAATCGCCCGATGGGCTCGGCGCCCGCGGGTCTGGTGGTTGGCGGCGATCGGCAACTCCGGAGCCATGACTTTGTACCTGTGGCATATGCCAGCCCTGCTGGGCGTGCACCTGCTCTTCGACGGATTGGGAGTTCCCCGCTATCCCGGCGAGCCGGGCTTCGCCGTGATCAGCGCTGCCCAACTGTTGATCATGTTTGGTGCGGTGGCAGCGCTGTTCGTTGCGCTGCGGCCGCTGGAGAACAATCCGCTGCCCGGCTGGGACGGCGCACCCGCCATCACCTCGGTCTGGCGCGGCGCGGGGGTCGGCGTACTGCTGTGTGTGGCCGGGGCGGCCATCCTGGCGTCGGTGAAGTGGGGCCTCAAGGACGACGGACTTGCCTGCATCGCAGTGACGGTCGCCGCCCTGGTGGCCGCTCGGATCCTGGCCGTGGCGCGACTCCCGCGGTAA